The Solanum pennellii chromosome 11, SPENNV200 genome contains a region encoding:
- the LOC107003791 gene encoding uncharacterized protein LOC107003791 produces the protein MKELQCIPDVAGLSYAELCIHPDLNLPEGFKIPMFDTFGGVGNPMAHLRAYCDQLVGVGKDEALLMRLFSRSLCGEALEWFTSHETRQWPSWSALAKDFIDRFAYNVEIVPDRYSLEKMKQKSTESYREFAYRWRKEAARVRPPMTEKEIVEEFVRVQEPEYYDKIILLIGAKFAEIVKVGETIEDGLKSGKIARVSASPGSSVLMRKKREEVAAISYGGRKVPRNSSRPQDRSKPPPKSHQAYRPQSNYSVELSSTFPHISSPSSSISKPPPKLQSSSAKLPDKSYPRTQAPRPNARNYQQVPPPQQSGYDPSRPRFEKKPSRNFTALAESRTKMFERLSAARYIHPMGPKPVDVNSRFYKPKQRCAYHSNSVGHDTEDCIDLKHKIQDLIDQEVVSLQPAAPNVNTNPLPNHGGGNINMIETDEDGCETKRITPVAQEDLEKAVASLSVREKGEFVILTPAKAVALVPSKTLAKPKFVIETTVAQDMTRSGRCYTPDELDLGGQKKDHAKRPISEEEAEEFWRRMQPKDYSIVKHLEKTPAQISVWSLLMSSWSHRQALMKALDDTYVPSGTSSDNVAAMIHQVIRGHRISFCDDELPAEGRSHNKALHVTVICRGKVVNRILVDDGSGLNICPLSTLKQLRFDLGKIGAKPG, from the exons ATGAAAGAGTTGCAATGCATTCCAGACGTCGCCGGATTGAGTTATGCAGAACTGTGTATCCACCCAGACTTGAACCTTCCTGAAGGGTTCAAAATCCCGATGTTTGATACCTTCGGAGGAGTGGGAAACCCCATGGCGCATTTGAGAGCGTACTGCGACCAActcgtgggagttggcaaaGATGAAGCTTTACTGATGAGGTTGTTCAGTCGGAGTCTGTGCGGTGAGGCCCTAGAATGGTTTACGTCACACGAAACTCGACAATGGCCCAGTTGGAGCGCACTAGCTAAAGATTTCATTGATAGATTTGCGTACAACGTCGAGATAGTCCCTGATCGGTACTCTTTAGAGAAAATGAAGCAGAAATCGACGGAGAGCTATCGGGAATTTGCCTACAGATGGAGAAAAGAGGCAGCGAGGGTGAGGCCTCCGATGACAGAAAAGGAGATTGTGGAAGAGTTCGTACGGGTGCAGGAGCCCGAATATTACGACAAAATCATTCTGTTGATCGGAGCCAAATTCGCCGAGATAGTCAAAGTgggtgagactatcgaagatgGCCTGAAGTCGGGGAAGATAGCCCGAGTGTCCGCATCGCCTGGATCTTCCGTACTGATGAGGAAGAAGAGAGAGGAGGTCGCCGCTATTTCATACGGGGGGAGAAAAGTCCCCAGAAACTCATCGCGTCCTCAAGATCGCTCCAAGCCTCCACCAAAGTCTCACCAAGCCTATCGTCCACAATCGAATTATTCCG TCGAGCTATCGAGCACCTTCCCCCACatatcaagtccaagctccaGCATATCAAAGCCCCCTCCCAAATTACAAAGCTCCAGTGCCAAATTACCAGACAAATCCTACCCTAGAACCCAAGCTCCTCGCCCAAATGCTCGCAATTATCAACAAGTTCCTCCCCCTCAACAGAGCGGGTATGATCCTTCTCGTCCCAGGTTTGAGAAGAAGCCCTCCAGAAACTTTACCGCGTTGGCTGAAAGCAGgaccaagatgttcgaaagATTATCCGCGGCCAGATACATCCACCCTATGGGGCCCAAGCCCGTGGATGTCAACTCCAGATTCTACAAACCGAAGcagagatgtgcttatcattccaacagtgttggACATGACACTGAAGACTGTATAGATCTTAAGCACAAGATCCAGGATTTGATCGACCAAGAAGTGGTCTCCCTCCAGCCTGCGGCGCCGAACGTCAATACAAATCCGCTGCCGAATCATGGGGGtggaaacatcaacatgataGAAACAGACGAAGATGGGTGTGAAACCAAGAGGATTACTCCTGTTGCTCAGGAAGACTTGGAAAAGGCTGTCGCTTCTTTGAGCGTAAGGGAAAAAGGAGAGTTCGTTATTCTGACACCTGCGAAGGCTGTTGCCTTGGTGCCCTCGAAGACTCTCGCCAAACCCAAGTTTGTCATAGAAACGACCGTGGCCCAAGACATGACTAGATCTGGCAGATGCTACACTCCTGATGAGCTTGATCTTGGAGGACAAAAGAAAGATCATGCCAAGAGACCAATAAGTGAAGAAGAGGCCGAGGAGTTCTGGAGGAGAATGCAGCCTAAAGATTACTCCATTGTCAAGCACTTGGAGAAGACTCCAGCCCAGATTTCTGTGTGGTCCCTACTGATGAGCTCCTGGTCCCACAGACAGGCTTTGATGAAAGCCCTGGATGACACGTACGTGCCCTCAGGTACAAGCAGCGACAACGTAGCTGCCATGATTCACCAAGTCATTCGGGGACACCGCATCAGCTTCTGCGATGATGAATTGCCGGCCGAAGGGAGATCCCATAACAAAGCTCTACACGTCACTGTGATATGCCGCGGAAAGGTCGTCAATCGTATTTTGGTAGATGATGGATCTGGTTTGAACATATGCCCCTTGTCAACATTGAAGCAGCTGAGGTTTGACCTCGGAAAAATTGGAGCAAAACCAGGTTAA